In Tachysurus vachellii isolate PV-2020 chromosome 10, HZAU_Pvac_v1, whole genome shotgun sequence, the following proteins share a genomic window:
- the ccdc6a gene encoding coiled-coil domain-containing protein 6a, translating into MADSASESDTDGAGSSSSATPLSSSSSTTAAPATGRDGKQGVFISAFRLEELTNRLASLQQENKVLKIELETLRLKCKCLQEENRDLRRASVTIQARAEQEEEFISNTLFKKIQALQKEKETLAVNYEKEEEFLTNDLSRKLMQLQHEKAELEQHLEQEQEFQVNKLMKKIKKLENDTITKQLTLEQLRREKIDLENTLEQEQEALVNRLWKRMDKLEAEKRILQEKLDQPVSAPPSPRDISMEIDSPENMMRHIRFLKNEVERLKRSLRTTELQHTEKRAQYIEEERQMREENMRLQRKLQREMERREALCRQLSESESSLEMDDERYFNEMSAQGLRTRTVSSPTPYTPSPSSSRPISPGLSYASHTVGFTPPATLSRAPHAHYTPPGLHIHPGPSHGVQRPSPRRSSSPDKFKRPTPPPSPNTHSGAQQQPPPPPPPAQSAAPSGSSHAPTQP; encoded by the exons ATGGCGGACAGCGCCAGTGAGAGTGATACAGACGGGGCGGGGAGCAGCAGCTCGGCCACGCCGCTTTCGTCGTCTTCTTCCACCACCGCCGCTCCAGCTACAGGCCGAGACGGAAAGCAAGGCGTTTTTATCTCTGCGTTTCGCCTGGAGGAGCTGACGAACCGCCTGGCGTCCCTGCAGCAGGAGAACAAAGTGCTGAAGATCGAGCTGGAGACGCTCAGGCTGAAGTGTAAGTGCCTTCAGGAGGAGAACCGCGACCTGCGCAGGGCCAGCGTCACTATC CAAGCGAGGGCAGAGCAAGAGGAGGAGTTCATCTCCAACACCCTGTTTAAGAAGATCCAGGCTCtgcagaaagagaaggagacgCTCGCCGTGAACTATGAAAAAGAGGAGGAGTTCCTTACTAACGATCTGTCCCGGAAACTCATGCAG CTCCAGCACGAGAAGGCCGAGCTCGAGCAGCACttggagcaggagcaggagttTCAAGTCAACAAGCTGATGAAAAAGATCAAGAAGCTGGAGAACGACACCATCACCAAGCAGCTGACTTTAGAGCAG ctgCGCCGTGAGAAGATCGACCTGGAGAACACGCTGGAGCAGGAGCAGGAAGCGCTGGTTAATCGGCTTTGGAAGCGCATGGACAAGCTGGAGGCTGAGAAAAG GATCCTGCAGGAGAAGCTGGACCAGCCGGTGTCGGCTCCACCCTCCCCGCGGGACATCTCCATGGAGATCGACTCTCCTGAGAACATGATGCGGCACATCCGCTTCCTGAAGAACGAGGTGGAGAGGCTGAAGCGCAGCCTGCGCACGACTGAGCTGCAgc ACACGGAGAAGCGAGCGCAGTACATCGAGGAGGAGCGACAAATGCGGGAGGAGAACATGCGCCTGCAGAGGAAGCTGCAGCGGGAGATGGAGCGTAGAGAGGCGCTGTGCAGGCAGctgagcgagagcgagagcagTTTGGAGATGGATGATGAGAG GTATTTTAACGAGATGTCTGCTCAGGGACTGAGAACTCGTACCGTGTCCAGTCCGACCCCCTACACCCCCTCGCCCTCCTCCAGCCGCCCCATTTCACCAG GTTTGTCTTACGCCAGTCACACTGTCGGCTTCACGCCTCCAGCCACACTGAGCCGAGCTCCACACGCACACTACACACCCCCTGGACTGCACATCCACCCTGGACCCTCCCATGGAgttcag AGGCCGTCCCCCAGGAGGAGCAGCAGTCCAGATAAGTTTAAGCGCCCGACGCCGCCTCcttccccaaacacacactccggAGCGCAGCAGCAGCCTCCTCCTCCACCGCCACCAGCGCAGTCGGCGGCTCCGTCCGGCTCCTCGCACGCTCCCACTCAGCCTTAA